A single region of the Devosia sp. FJ2-5-3 genome encodes:
- a CDS encoding FxsA family protein translates to MARFIPIALLALPLLEIAMFIVVGRAIGVLPTLALIVLAAILGGLLLRQQGLSVLNRMRTNMNSGTLPGQTLFDGMVLGVAALLLIIPGFLGDIIALVLLIPAVRSWLYERLTAGMVVTTTTTSYRRYDTADDNDPTPLSGPPTIDLDDDDWQRKP, encoded by the coding sequence GTGGCCCGTTTCATTCCCATCGCTCTCCTCGCGCTGCCCCTGCTCGAGATCGCCATGTTCATCGTCGTCGGCCGGGCGATCGGCGTGCTGCCGACCTTGGCGCTGATCGTTCTGGCGGCAATCCTGGGCGGGCTATTGCTGCGCCAGCAAGGGTTGAGCGTGCTCAACCGCATGCGCACCAACATGAATTCGGGCACCCTGCCGGGTCAGACCTTGTTCGACGGCATGGTGCTGGGCGTCGCGGCACTGTTGCTGATCATCCCGGGATTCCTCGGCGATATCATTGCGCTGGTGCTGCTGATCCCGGCCGTGCGGTCCTGGCTCTATGAGAGATTGACCGCCGGCATGGTGGTCACCACCACGACGACAAGCTATCGCCGATATGACACTGCCGACGATAATGATCCCACCCCGCTCTCGGGGCCGCCAACCATCGATCTCGATGATGATGACTGGCAACGCAAACCCTGA
- the secB gene encoding protein-export chaperone SecB — translation MADETLGAAAPQPGNAPSMNLVGQYVRDLSFENPGAPGSIMAGGGNPAFNVSISVGVKKQADDLYAVELNLKAQAKREETLLFNVELVYGGVFRMKNIPENQISMLLMVECPRLIFPFARQVLASVTQQGGFPPLMMEPVDFLAIYRQNLAALAAKQQADGGAAPVPTDKPN, via the coding sequence ATGGCTGATGAAACCCTGGGCGCCGCCGCGCCGCAGCCCGGCAATGCACCCAGCATGAACCTGGTGGGCCAGTATGTGCGCGACCTTTCGTTCGAGAACCCAGGCGCACCGGGTTCGATCATGGCCGGTGGCGGCAATCCGGCCTTCAACGTTTCCATTTCGGTGGGCGTCAAGAAACAGGCCGACGATCTCTATGCCGTCGAGTTGAACCTCAAGGCCCAGGCCAAGCGCGAAGAAACGCTGCTGTTCAACGTCGAGCTGGTTTATGGCGGCGTGTTCCGCATGAAGAACATCCCGGAAAACCAGATCAGCATGCTGCTGATGGTGGAATGCCCGCGCCTGATCTTCCCGTTTGCTCGCCAGGTTCTCGCCAGCGTGACCCAGCAGGGCGGCTTCCCGCCACTGATGATGGAGCCGGTCGACTTCCTCGCCATCTACCGCCAGAACCTTGCCGCGCTTGCGGCCAAGCAGCAGGCCGATGGTGGCGCCGCACCGGTGCCGACCGACAAGCCGAACTGA
- the dnaQ gene encoding DNA polymerase III subunit epsilon, with product MREIVLDTETTGLSPNDGDRLVEIGCVELINHIPSGKTHHVYINPERSMPEEAFRVHGLSDEFLKDKPLFNAVVDDFLAFIGDGTLVIHNAPFDMGFLNAELQKAGRERLTNEVIDTVMVARKKHPGARVSLDALCKHYGIDNSRRTLHGALLDSEILAEVYLELIGGKQVSLALIADAGNEGADALLQRVPARPRPVPLPSRVTAAEAEAHFAFLAKMGDSAIWTQYDERPAAE from the coding sequence ATCCGGGAAATCGTCCTCGATACCGAAACCACCGGCCTTTCCCCAAACGACGGCGATCGCCTCGTTGAAATCGGCTGCGTCGAGCTGATCAACCACATTCCGTCGGGCAAGACGCACCACGTCTATATCAATCCCGAACGCTCCATGCCCGAAGAGGCGTTTCGCGTGCACGGGCTCAGCGACGAGTTCCTCAAGGACAAGCCGCTGTTCAACGCTGTGGTCGACGATTTCCTGGCCTTTATCGGAGATGGCACGCTCGTCATCCACAACGCGCCCTTCGACATGGGCTTTCTCAATGCCGAACTGCAAAAGGCCGGTCGGGAGCGGCTGACCAACGAGGTCATCGACACCGTCATGGTGGCGCGCAAGAAGCACCCCGGCGCCCGCGTCAGCCTCGATGCGCTCTGCAAGCACTATGGCATCGACAATTCCCGCCGCACGCTGCACGGCGCGCTGCTCGACAGCGAGATCCTCGCCGAGGTCTATCTCGAGCTGATCGGTGGCAAGCAGGTGAGCCTGGCCCTCATCGCCGATGCGGGCAATGAGGGCGCCGACGCCCTCCTGCAGCGCGTTCCGGCCCGGCCGCGTCCGGTGCCCCTGCCCTCCCGCGTCACCGCGGCCGAGGCAGAAGCCCATTTTGCCTTCCTCGCCAAGATGGGCGACAGCGCCATCTGGACCCAATATGACGAGCGCCCCGCCGCCGAGTGA
- the coaE gene encoding dephospho-CoA kinase (Dephospho-CoA kinase (CoaE) performs the final step in coenzyme A biosynthesis.): MWRIGITGSIATGKSTLLAAFEKAGVPVFSADTAVAELYAGDAIAPVEALFPGVTQNGVIDRQRLAARLAADPSGFKRLEAVVHPLVRAAIADFLAAAERRGEKMAAVEVPLLFESGHDYGFDAIAITHVDEAIQRERALARPGMTVEKLDTILARQMPQAEKKARADYLFDTALPRETIDAEVRALVETLKEKTRP, from the coding sequence ATGTGGCGGATCGGCATAACCGGCTCGATCGCCACGGGAAAATCCACTCTTCTCGCGGCGTTTGAAAAGGCCGGGGTTCCTGTCTTTTCGGCCGATACGGCCGTGGCCGAGCTTTATGCCGGGGATGCAATCGCCCCCGTGGAAGCCCTGTTTCCCGGCGTCACCCAGAACGGCGTCATCGATCGCCAGCGTCTCGCTGCACGGCTTGCCGCCGATCCCTCCGGTTTCAAGCGCCTCGAAGCGGTGGTGCATCCGCTGGTGCGCGCCGCGATTGCAGATTTTCTCGCCGCTGCCGAGCGCCGGGGCGAAAAGATGGCTGCAGTCGAAGTGCCGCTGCTCTTCGAAAGCGGCCATGATTATGGCTTTGACGCCATTGCCATCACCCATGTCGATGAGGCCATCCAGCGGGAGCGCGCCCTGGCGCGGCCGGGCATGACCGTGGAAAAGCTCGACACCATCCTTGCCCGGCAGATGCCGCAGGCCGAAAAGAAGGCTCGCGCCGATTATCTTTTCGACACAGCCCTGCCCCGCGAGACCATCGACGCAGAGGTCAGGGCTTTGGTCGAGACGCTGAAAGAAAAGACCAGGCCATGA
- a CDS encoding shikimate dehydrogenase, producing the protein MTIKAFVIGHPIAHSRSPLIHGTWLAEHGIDGTYEAIDVAPADLPTFFERLRSGEFSGGNVTIPHKEAVFALCDAVDPLARTIGAVNTLVVRDGKVFGRNTDYLGFLGNLDAAAPGWSDGPNDAVVIGAGGAARAVLVALRRRNGGKVHVLNRTLANAQALVEEIEGPFEAHGFDDFAGLAAHTGLVVNTSAIGMHGTRFDWLDMGLLPKSCLVTDIVYTPLITPLLADARAHGLQTVDGLGMLLHQAVPGFAAWFGVEPQVTPNLRARVEATLDH; encoded by the coding sequence GTGACCATCAAAGCCTTCGTTATCGGGCATCCCATTGCCCATTCCCGCTCGCCCCTTATCCACGGAACCTGGCTGGCCGAGCATGGCATTGACGGCACTTATGAGGCCATCGATGTCGCTCCCGCCGATCTGCCGACCTTTTTCGAGCGTCTGCGCAGCGGCGAATTTTCTGGCGGCAATGTCACCATCCCGCACAAGGAAGCGGTCTTTGCGCTCTGCGACGCGGTCGATCCGCTGGCGCGAACCATCGGCGCGGTCAACACGCTGGTGGTGCGCGACGGCAAGGTCTTCGGCAGAAATACCGATTATCTCGGCTTTTTGGGCAATCTCGATGCCGCGGCACCAGGCTGGTCCGATGGCCCCAACGACGCCGTGGTGATCGGGGCCGGTGGAGCGGCACGCGCCGTGCTGGTGGCGCTGCGCCGTCGCAATGGCGGCAAGGTGCATGTGCTCAATCGCACCCTCGCCAATGCCCAGGCCCTGGTCGAAGAGATCGAGGGCCCTTTCGAGGCGCATGGTTTTGATGATTTCGCCGGATTGGCTGCCCATACCGGGCTCGTGGTCAACACCAGCGCGATCGGCATGCACGGCACGCGCTTTGATTGGCTCGACATGGGCCTTCTGCCCAAGAGCTGCCTCGTCACCGACATCGTCTATACGCCCCTGATTACCCCGCTGCTGGCCGATGCAAGGGCGCATGGCCTGCAGACTGTCGACGGGCTTGGCATGTTGCTGCATCAGGCCGTGCCCGGTTTCGCCGCCTGGTTCGGTGTCGAGCCCCAGGTGACTCCGAATTTGCGGGCGCGCGTCGAAGCCACGCTGGATCATTGA
- a CDS encoding Maf family protein, giving the protein MLILASSSATRKALLDKAGLPFIAQPAAIDERALETGALDAGGDGRDVALLLARHKAEAVSALHPGALVIGADQTLALGLELLHKPIDRPDAEAQLDHLRGKTHRLHAAVTLVRNGELIWSDIQTAELTMRDFSPEERDIVLDLEGEAALHSVGGYRLEGPSIRLFETVAGDYFTILGLPLLPLLAALRDIAPELLSPQARS; this is encoded by the coding sequence CAAAGCCTTGCTGGACAAGGCCGGATTGCCTTTCATCGCCCAACCCGCCGCCATCGATGAACGCGCACTGGAAACGGGCGCTTTGGACGCCGGCGGCGATGGTCGGGACGTTGCCCTTCTTCTGGCCCGGCACAAGGCCGAAGCCGTCTCCGCGCTGCACCCCGGAGCTCTCGTGATAGGCGCCGACCAGACCCTGGCCCTCGGTCTCGAGCTGCTTCACAAACCGATCGACCGCCCGGACGCTGAAGCCCAGCTCGATCATCTGCGCGGCAAGACCCACCGTCTTCATGCCGCGGTGACGCTGGTGCGCAATGGCGAATTGATCTGGTCCGATATCCAGACGGCCGAGCTCACCATGCGCGATTTTTCTCCCGAGGAACGCGATATTGTCCTTGATCTCGAAGGCGAGGCTGCGCTCCACTCGGTGGGCGGCTATCGTCTCGAAGGTCCCTCTATCCGGCTCTTCGAAACCGTTGCCGGCGATTATTTCACCATTCTGGGCCTGCCGCTGCTCCCGCTTCTGGCCGCCTTGCGCGATATAGCGCCCGAACTTTTGTCCCCCCAGGCCCGCTCGTGA